The following coding sequences lie in one Saccharomyces mikatae IFO 1815 strain IFO1815 genome assembly, chromosome: 10 genomic window:
- the JSN1 gene encoding Jsn1p (similar to Saccharomyces cerevisiae JSN1 (YJR091C) and PUF2 (YPR042C); ancestral locus Anc_7.462): MDKSKQMNINNLSNIPEVIDPGITIPIYEEEYENNGASTNGQLQQQPQKLGSYRSRAGKFSNTLSNLLPSISAKLHHSKKNGHGKNSADFTSSNNSSQSTVASKTPRASPSRSKTMESSIDGVTMDRPGSLTPPQDVEKLVHFPDSSNNFLIPAPRGSSDSFGLPHQISRTRNNTMSSQITSISSIAPKPRTSSGIWSSNVSANDPMQQHLLQQLQPTTSNNTNNSNTLNDYSTKTAYFDNLVSTSGSQIIDNKMNANNLAIPNSLWSSTRQRSQSNASSIYTDAPLYEQPPRASISSHYTISTQECPLVADEIDPQSINWVTTDPTVPSINQISNLLPTNTISISNVFPLQHQQPQLNNAINLTSTSLATLCSKYGEVISARTLRNLNMALVEFTTAESAVKALDSLQGKEVSMIGAPSKLSFAKILPMHQQPPQFLLNSQGLPLGSENNNLQPQPLLQEQLFNGNVTFQQQGSVSIPVFNQQSQHQNHSSGSAGFNSVLHGYNNNNNLHGNNNNSSNEKEQCPFPLPPPNVNEKEDSLREIIELFRANADEYQSNSLIKKSLNHRGTSDTQNFGPLPEPLTVREFDPPKLRELRKSIDSNSLSDLEIEQLAIAMLDELPELSSDYLGNTIVQKLFEHSSDIVRDVMLRKTSKYLTSMGVHKNGTWACQKMITMAHTPRQIMQVTQGVKDYCTPLINDQFGNYVIQCVLKFGFPWNQFIFESIIANFWVIVQNRYGARAVRACLEAHDIITPEQSIVLSAMIVVYAEYLSTNSNGALLVTWFLDTSVLPNRHSILAPRLTKRIVELCGHRMASLTILKILNYRGDDNARKIILDSLFGSLNAYDSPPPKELTKLLCETNYGPTFVHKVLAMPLLEDDLRAHIIKQVRKVLTDSAPMQPSRRLLEEVGLASPSNNHNKTKQQQHQHHNSSISHMFATPDSSGQHIRGLSVSSVKSGGSKHTAMNTAAPTGSSASTLSPGQSLNANTTMGYFSYPGVFPVGGFSGSANNGYTMNSDDLSSQFDMLNFNNGTRLSLPQLSLTNHNNTTTEILNNIGSSQTHINNNNNNNNNNNNNNNNNNDDDNAVLETVTLHSTN; this comes from the coding sequence ATGGATAAAAGTAAGCAGATGAACATCAACAACTTGTCCAACATCCCCGAGGTAATTGACCCAGGTATCACCATCCCAATATACGAGGAGGAGTACGAGAACAATGGAGCGAGCACTAATGGTCAACTGCAGCAACAGCCACAGAAGCTTGGATCATATAGGTCGCGTGCGGGCAAATTTTCCAATACGTTGAGTAATCTTTTGCCTTCTATCAGTGCTAAATTGCATcattcaaagaagaatggCCACGGTAAGAATTCTGCTGATTTTACCTCCAGCAATAACAGTTCACAGTCTACGGTGGCGTCCAAGACCCCGAGGGCCAGCCCTTCTAGAAGCAAGACGATGGAAAGCTCTATAGATGGTGTAACTATGGATAGACCGGGCAGTTTGACCCCTCCTCAAGATGTGGAAAAATTGGTGCATTTCCCTGATTCAAGTaataatttcttgattCCGGCTCCGAGAGGATCTAGTGACTCGTTTGGTTTGCCACATCAGATCTCAAGGACAAGAAATAATACTATGTCCTCCCAGATCACTTCCATATCATCAATTGCTCCCAAGCCTCGTACTTCGAGCGGAATATGGTCGTCTAATGTTAGTGCCAACGATCCGATGCAGCAGCACCTTTTACAACAGTTGCAACCCACAACAAGCAATAACACCAACAATTCAAACACACTTAACGACTATTCGACGAAAACCGCATATTTTGACAACTTGGTGTCCACTAGTGGAAGCCAAATAATAGATAATAAGATGAATGCGAATAATTTGGCTATCCCAAATTCTCTCTGGTCAAGTACAAGACAGAGGTCCCAATCAAACGCGTCTAGTATATATACTGATGCTCCATTGTACGAACAACCTCCTCGCGCCAGTATCTCGTCACATTATACCATTTCAACACAAGAATGTCCATTGGTTGCCGATGAAATCGACCCGCAATCTATTAACTGGGTAACAACGGATCCCACTGTACCATCAATAAACCAAATATCTAACCTGCTACCCACCAACACTATCTCAATTTCAAACGTTTTTCCTTTGCAGCATCAGCAACCGCAATTAAATAACGCTATAAATCTAACAAGCACTTCCTTGGCAACTCTATGCTCCAAATATGGTGAAGTCATATCTGCTAGAactttgagaaatttgaaCATGGCCTTAGTTGAATTTACTACTGCGGAAAGTGCCGTGAAGGCCCTGGATAGTCTACAAGGCAAGGAAGTTTCTATGATCGGAGCGCCAAGTAAACTTTCGTTTGCCAAGATTCTACCTATGCATCAACAACCTCCCCAGTTTCTTCTCAATTCTCAAGGCTTGCCATTAGGCTCGGAAAACAATAATTTACAACCACAACCTCTATTACAAGAGCAATTATTTAATGGAAATGTCACTTTCCAACAGCAAGGCAGTGTCTCCATACCCGTATTCAACCAACAATCACAACACCAGAATCACAGTTCAGGCTCAGCAGGATTCAACAGTGTTCTTCATGGttacaataataacaataatctTCATGGAAACAACAATAACtcttcaaatgaaaaagagcaaTGCCCCTTTCCGCTACCACCGCCTAAcgttaatgaaaaagaggatTCGTTAAGAGAGATCATTGAGCTCTTCAGAGCAAATGCTGATGAATATCAAAGCAATtcattgataaaaaaatcgcTGAACCATAGAGGGACTTCCGACACACAAAATTTTGGTCCTTTACCAGAACCATTGACTGTCAGGGAATTCGATCCACCCAAACTACGCGAATTGCGAAAGTCCATTGATTCTAATTCGCTTTCCGATTTAGAAATCGAGCAGTTGGCTATTGCTATGCTTGATGAGTTGCCAGAACTGAGCTCCGATTACTTGGGTAATACTATTGTACAAAAGTTGTTTGAACATTCATCTGATATCGTTAGAGACGTCATGCTGAGGAAAACAAGCAAATACTTAACTTCTATGGGTGTTCACAAAAACGGAACATGGGCATGTCAGAAAATGATTACCATGGCCCATACTCCACGACAGATTATGCAAGTGACGCAAGGAGTGAAGGATTACTGTACACCATTAATCAATGACCAATTCGGGAATTATGTTATCCAATgtgttttgaaatttggaTTTCCCTGGAACCAGTTCATTTTTGAGAGTATAATCGCCAATTTTTGGGTTATCGTTCAGAATAGGTATGGCGCAAGGGCCGTTAGAGCTTGTTTGGAGGCACATGATATTATTACCCCAGAACAATCAATTGTCTTGAGCGCCATGATTGTTGTATATGCTGAATATTTAAGCACCAATAGCAACGGGGCATTATTGGTAACATGGTTTTTAGATACTAGTGTTTTACCCAATAGACATTCTATCTTGGCACCAAGATTAACCAAAAGAATTGTTGAGTTATGTGGTCACAGAATGGCTTCTTTAACTATATTAAAGATCCTTAATTACAGAGGAGATGATAATGCCAGGAAAATTATCTTGGACTCTTTATTTGGAAGCTTAAATGCATACGATTCTCCACCACCAAAAGAATTAACGAAGCTTTTATGTGAAACCAATTATGGCCCCACTTTTGTTCATAAAGTTTTGGCAATGCCGTTACTTGAAGATGATTTAAGGGCCCACATTATCAAACAAGTCAGGAAAGTGTTAACTGATTCTGCTCCGATGCAACCAAGCCGTCGTTTATTGGAGGAAGTTGGGTTGGCATCACCTTCAAATAATCATAACAAGACaaagcaacaacagcatcaGCATCACAACAGCAGTATTTCGCATATGTTCGCCACTCCAGATTCCTCCGGACAGCACATAAGAGGTCTTTCTGTTTCTAGTGTTAAAAGTGGCGGATCCAAACATACCGCTATGAATACCGCAGCGCCCACCGGTTCTTCTGCTTCTACACTTTCACCTGGCCAATCATTGAATGCTAATACCACAATGGGATATTTCAGTTATCCTGGTGTCTTCCCTGTCGGCGGCTTTTCAGGTAGCGCCAATAACGGATATACTATGAACAGTGATGACTTAAGTTCCCAATTTGATATGTTAAACTTCAATAATGGAACTCGTTTATCACTACCCCAATTAAGTCTAACTAACCATAATAACACTACCACTGAAATACTAAATAATATCGGCTCTTCCCAAACCCATattaacaacaacaacaacaacaacaacaacaacaacaacaacaacaacaacaacaacgaCGACGATAATGCCGTACTCGAGACTGTGACTTTACATTCCACAAACTGA
- the BUD4 gene encoding Bud4p (similar to Saccharomyces cerevisiae BUD4 (YJR092W); ancestral locus Anc_7.463) yields the protein MHDAETTVDSLLKEIDNEMEQTKTHVMQKDSEDKSNNWKLPLQEIGDETMEMLVKHNTKSNCNATENSRGRSPSKRSVLSNESFSLDLLCVNSELEKSPAIIQKERIRSSVANDSSPSTNSPKVLNNLKNMAHDIDDLTREEGKVPKLNSSPFKFTLKSTQPLLSYPESPVHRSSIEIETNYDEEDEDEEDASTYLSQSPQILHSPSRIPITNAVSINKLNLDFSLTTTKSDMRISSDTSADNIEQELDTRTIPELPYCMSSTPEMMPVDRKCNVPRELSNINKRLHSDSRSPTASVEDLGISMNLTEVSDHLDNSVTTNTDALIENDVVQDLKHNMDHIDEAFNERKVFSECFDDSSVDILGNTTSAIYRTNEAINNVEGFSEEELMSLSGSKCDDANTGPDGAENEEKAEAGADISTSSKSEDGFVNDYKKVKQEDQDSNESRHENEQENEQPTTPPQKDASEKMSAEPNNQSRLHENPYDEVENETVRPKESRLVQIASSSEDNHSLDGESNNHNGETTKVNSQLIRSYPERSDSLSLPENMFANEKHDNACNEEKESEMKSTDFINEGKENKYESIEENEEQEYVPLLPPLPRWEAIQFNEPFTDEIDSSNDSIDLTRSMKPSDYISIWHIQEEEIKSTSPESIANSQFSQQSSVTTVSTIDSKKENGPTVFKFKPRIVSRSRIYNQKSRVSSINHCENDDYILKNNEWNALDPMRRNTLISKRIQDNIRTQKGLAPFTRPTIMKTHDENPGFKNHIFGGEKSEENEDATYNMQLDEQEITKDTQDEAEFLGCEIESAGDITFNKSDLLSLSIDEELGQDFANFLDALDHDSTSLNHGLDDGTSFNRDSSKKSFNSLWENSYELKAPTSVRNQSIAPDVLQKLLESDTKNDTELEKDKKEGSNELRSGLGIGTLKTPVKDVSVALAASIRGYEASFSDTYSRPEEMDNSDAITLNMFDNFEEDIMTPCTPTRSISPIKRHISSPFKVIKAGNKQMCDIINGESEEEVESNKEEEADDSKQVISLSLTQTKEGVEMKEEMKTQLQQPQDAEEDFPDMGTLYLSVKGISTLALYGTKSHRATYAIVFDNGKNVIQTPWESLPYDGNIRINKEFELPMDKINNSEPSSPISKGNSFKKCVITLKCKYERPRHELVEVVDKVPVGKSFFGKTKYRFEKKYVQKKAKQDEWDYLFAQDGSFARCEIEIDNEFLSNVAFSNNHIRYDMINKWSRIADKIHGSKKLYELPRKAPHKVASLDVEACFLERTSALEQFPKQFSLVDKIVSKYKQQQSIYKEGYLLQDGGDLKGKIENRFFILRGSQLSGYHEVSRKAKIDINLLKVTKVLRNEDIQTDDGGQRNFTDWVLFNECFQLIFDDGERITFNAECSDEVKNAWYCKLKEVVELNVFHQPWVKKYCERFAIEEKKRITINE from the coding sequence ATGCACGACGCTGAGACTACCGTAGACTCTCTACTAAAAGAGATAGATAATGAAATGGAACAAACGAAAACCCATGTTATGCAGAAAGATTCTGAAGATAAATCTAACAATTGGAAGCTCCCACTGCAGGAAATAGGTGATGAGACAATGGAAATGCTGGTCAAACACAATACTAAGTCGAATTGTAATGCAACGGAAAATAGTAGGGGTCGATCACCTTCAAAGAGATCTGTTCTCTCTAATGAAAGCTTCAGTCTGGACCTCTTGTGTGTAAATTCTgaacttgaaaaatctCCAGCTATAATACAGAAGGAACGGATTAGAAGCTCGGTTGCTAATGACTCATCACCTTCCACCAATTCTCCTAAAGTGCTTAATAACCTGAAGAATATGGCACATGATATAGACGACCTGACTCGTGAAGAAGGAAAGGTTCCAAAACTAAATAGCTCTCCTTTTAAATTTACTTTGAAATCGACGCAGCCTCTACTATCTTATCCGGAATCGCCCGTTCATAGAAGTTCAATTGAGATAGAAACTAATTATGAcgaggaagatgaagatgaagaagatgcaTCTACATATTTGTCACAATCACCTCAAATACTACATTCTCCATCAAGAATTCCGATAACGAACGCCGTGTCGATCAATAAGCTTAATCTCGACTTCTCATTGACTACCACCAAATCTGACATGAGGATATCATCAGATACCTCCGCGGACAACATAGAACAAGAGTTAGATACGAGGACAATTCCTGAATTACCATACTGTATGTCGTCTACACCCGAAATGATGCCGGTCGATAGGAAATGTAACGTTCCAAGAGAATTGTCGAATATTAATAAGAGATTACATTCGGATTCAAGATCACCGACGGCGTCTGTTGAAGATTTGGGTATTTCAATGAATCTTACAGAGGTTAGTGATCATCTGGATAATTCAGTCACTACCAATACAGATGCgcttattgaaaatgatgtgGTGCAAGACCTAAAACACAATATGGATCATATCGATGAAGCTTTTAATGAAAGGAAAGTTTTCAGCGAATGTTTTGATGATTCATCAGTCGATATTTTGGGCAACACCACATCAGCCATTTATCGTACTAATGAGGCTATTAACAATGTTGAAGGTTTTTCAGAGGAAGAATTAATGAGTCTCAGTGGATCCAAGTGTGATGACGCCAATACTGGACCTGATGGTGCAgagaatgaagaaaaggcaGAAGCTGGTGCAGATATTTCAACATCTTCGAAGTCAGAGGATGGTTTTGTCAATGACTACAAGAAAGTTAAACAGGAAGATCAGGATAGCAATGAGTCTCGCCACGAAAATGAACAGGAAAATGAACAACCAACGACACCTCCTCAAAAAGATGCTTCGGAAAAAATGTCTGCTGAACCAAATAACCAAAGTAGATTACATGAAAACCCTTATGATGAAGTGGAGAATGAGACGGTTCGACCCAAAGAAAGTCGGCTCGTACAAATTGCAAGCAGCTCAGAAGATAACCATAGCTTGGATGGGGAAAGTAATAATCATAATGGAGAAACTACTAAAGTCAATAGTCAATTGATAAGAAGCTATCCAGAGAGAAGCGATTCATTATCGTTACCTGAAAATATGTTCGCGAATGAGAAACATGATAACGCTTGCaacgaagaaaaggaaagtgAGATGAAGAGTACGGATTTTATAAACGAggggaaagaaaataaatatgaaagtattgaagaaaatgaagagcaAGAGTACGTTCCTCTTCTACCACCTCTGCCAAGATGGGAAGCAATTCAATTTAACGAGCCATTTACTGATGAAATCGATAGCTCCAATGATTCCATCGATTTAACCAGATCTATGAAACCTTCGGATTACATTTCTATCTGGCATATCcaggaagaagaaatcaagtCTACCTCACCAGAATCCATCGCTAATTCTCAATTTTCACAACAATCCTCAGTGACTACGGTATCCACAATCGATtccaagaaagaaaatggacCAACAGTGTTTAAATTCAAGCCCAGAATAGTTAGCAGAAGTAGGATTTATAATCAGAAAAGCAgagtttcttcaataaatcaTTGCGAAAACGACGATTACATTTTAAAGAACAACGAATGGAATGCTTTGGATCCTATGAGAAGAAATACTCTTATATCTAAAAGGATTCAAGATAATATAAGAACTCAAAAAGGCCTTGCACCATTTACAAGACCAACCATCATGAAAACTCATGACGAAAACCCAGGATTTAAGAATCATATTTTTGGAGGAGAAAAATcggaagaaaatgaagatgctACATACAATATGCAGCTAGACGAACAAGAGATTACAAAAGATACTCAAGATGAGGCTGAATTTTTAGGCTGTGAAATAGAGAGTGCAGGTGATATAACTTTCAATAAAAGCGATTTGCTATCTTTATCTATTGATGAGGAACTAGGTCAAGATTTCGCTAACTTTCTAGATGCATTAGATCATGACTCTACATCCTTAAATCATGGACTAGATGATGGAACCAGTTTTAACAGGGATAGTTcgaaaaaaagtttcaattCTCTTTGGGAAAATAGCTATGAACTAAAAGCACCCACATCTGTAAGAAATCAATCTATTGCCCCAGatgttcttcaaaaattacTAGAATCAGATACCAAAAACGACACAGAAttagaaaaagataaaaaggAGGGATCCAACGAACTACGTAGTGGTTTGGGTATTGGGACATTGAAGACACCAGTTAAAGATGTTTCAGTTGCACTAGCAGCAAGTATCAGAGGGTATGAAGCGAGTTTCAGTGACACCTACTCTCGTCCGGAAGAAATGGACAATAGTGATGCGATAACTTTGAACATGTTCGATAATTTCGAAGAGGATATCATGACTCCTTGTACCCCAACTCGTAGTATAAGTCCAATAAAAAGGCATATTAGTAGTCCATTTAAAGTTATCAAGGCTGGAAACAAACAAATGTGTGATATAATAAATGGCGAgtctgaagaagaagtagaaTCAAACAAGGAGGAAGAAGCAGATGATTCGAAGCAAGTTATATCTTTATCATTGACGCAAACAAAAGAAGGCGTCgaaatgaaagaagaaatgaaaaccCAACTTCAACAACCACAAGatgcagaagaagatttcCCAGATATGGGAACACTTTATTTAAGTGTAAAGGGTATCTCTACGCTTGCATTATATGGAACTAAAAGTCATAGAGCAACATATGCTATTGTTTTTGACAATGGAAAAAACGTCATCCAAACACCCTGGGAATCACTTCCTTATGACGGAAATATCAGAATTAACAAGGAATTTGAACTACCCATGgataaaataaataacAGTGAACCTTCCTCCCCCATTTCGAAAGGAAATAGTTTTAAAAAATGTGTTATCACATTAAAATGTAAATATGAAAGGCCTCGACATGAACTAGTCGAAGTTGTAGACAAAGTGCCAGTGGGTAAGAGTTTCTTTGGCAAGACAAAGTATAggtttgaaaagaaatatgtGCAGAAAAAAGCAAAGCAGGATGAATGGGATTATCTGTTCGCCCAAGATGGTTCATTTGCTCGTTgtgaaattgaaattgataatgaatttttgagTAATGTCGCATTCAGTAATAATCATATACGTTATGATATGATCAATAAGTGGAGCCGAATCGCAGATAAAATTCATGGCTCAAAAAAGCTGTATGAACTGCCACGCAAGGCGCCTCACAAAGTGGCTTCGTTGGATGTGGAAGCATGTTTTCTGGAAAGAACTTCAGCTCTTGAACAATTTCCCAAACAGTTTTCATTGGTCGACAAGATTGTTTCCAAATACAAACAGCAGCAGagtatatataaagaaggATACTTATTGCAGGATGGTGGTGACCTAAAAGGGAAGATAGAGAACAGGTTTTTCATACTGCGCGGTTCGCAACTGTCTGGCTACCACGAAGTGTCCAGAAAAGCCAAGATCGATATTAATCTATTGAAAGTTACGAAAGTATT